In a single window of the Pseudorca crassidens isolate mPseCra1 chromosome 9, mPseCra1.hap1, whole genome shotgun sequence genome:
- the NUMA1 gene encoding nuclear mitotic apparatus protein 1 isoform X2, with protein sequence MTLHATRAAALLSWVNSLHVADPVEAVVQLQDCSVFLRIIDSIHGTDEGQQILQQPVPERLEFVCSFLQKNRKHPSSPERLVSVQKVMEGSELELAKMTMLLLYHSSMSSRSPRDWEQFEYKIQAELAVILKFVLDHEDGLNLNEDSENFLQKAPVPSPCSSTISEELSPPSHQAKREVRFLELQKVASSSGNNFLPGSPASPMGDILQTPQFQMRRLKKQLADERNNRDELELELAENRKLLTEKDAQIAVMQQRIDRLALLHEKQAASPLEPRELEELRGKNESLTIRLHETLRQCQDLKTEKSQMDRKINQLSEENGDLSFKLREFASHLQQLQGALNELTEEHSKATREWVEKQTHLEKELGTALQDKKCLEEKNEILQGKLSQLEEHLAQLRENPPREKGEVLGDVLQLETLKQEAATLAADNTQLQARVEVLETELGQREAKLLAERSHFEEEKQQLASLIAELQGSLSNLGQAKEELEQASQAQGARLSAQVATMTSELATLNATVQQRDQELAGLKQQAQTEQAQLAQTLQRQEQASQSLRQQVEQLSSSLEQKEQQLEEATKEQKATRRDHAQQLAAAAEEREASLRERDAALQQLEALGKEKAAELEVLQQQLQAASEARDSAQTSVTQARREKAELSQKVEELHARAEAAHQERCEAQAQVTELKAQLRSEQQKATERETVAQEKAQLQEQVRALEESLKVTKGSLEEEKHRAADILEEQQRCISRLEAEARSLVEQHEQEQQELEEEKAGRRGLEARLQQLGEAHQAKTEALRQELAEAIASQREAESECEQLAKEVATWRERYEDSQQEEAQYGAIFQEQLMTLKEECEKARQELQEAKEKVAGIEAHSELQIGRQQSELAQLHASLARALQQVQEKEVRAQKLADDLSALQEKMAATSKEVVRLEALVRKAGEQHETASQELLKEPPRAGDRESEWHQGRPFCSTQAALQAMEREAEQMGSELERLRAALMESQGQQQEERGQQEREVARLTQERGRAQADLALEKAAKAELEMRLQNALNEQRVEFAALQEALARALMEKEGKDQELAKLRGQEAAQGAELKELQQTVERLKEQLAGKEEECPQSLGTASREDASGSGAQSEATGKTEQTGPELEALRAEVSRLEQQVCEYQEKSSSLERSLEAERTSHAEQASALETLRGQLEQKAQELGSGQDTLASAQRELATLRAKAQEHGKAEDGWKAQVARSQQEAERKNSLISSLEEEVSILNRQVLEKEGESKELKRLVIAESEKSQKLEERLRLLQAETASSSARAAERSSALREEVQTLREEAEKQRVASESLRQELASQAERAEELGQELKAWQEKFFQKEQALSALQLEHTSTQALVSELLPAKHLCQQLQAEQAATEKRHREELEQSKQAAGGLRAELLRAQRELGELVPLRQKVAEQERAAQQLRAEKASYAEQLSMLKKAHGLLAEENRGLGERANLGRQFLEVELDQAREKYGQELAAVRAEAETRLAEMQREAQSSARELEVMTAKYEGAKAKVLEERQRFQEERQKLTAQVEQLELFQREQTKQVEELSKKLADHDQASKVQQQKLKAQGGESQQEAQRLQAQLNELQAQLSQKEQAAEHYKLQMEKAKTHYDAKKQQNQELQEQLRGLEQLQTENKELRAEADRLGRELQQAGLKTREAEQTCRHLTAQVAHADQQLRDLGKFQVATDALKSREPQAKPQLDLSIDSLDLSCEEGTPLTITSKLPRTQPDGTSIPGEPASPISQRLPPKVESLESLYFTPIPARGQPPLESSLDSLGDVFLDSGRKTRSSRRRTTQIINITMTKKLDVEEPDSANSSFYSTQSAPASQAGPRAASSTQSLARLGSPDDGNSALLSLPGYRPTTRSSARRSQAGVSSGAPPGRNSFYMGTCQDEPEQLDDWNRIAELQQRNRVCPPHLKTCYPLESRPSLSLPTITDEEIKTGDPRETLRRASMQPAQIAEGTGITTRQQRKRVSAEPHQGPGTPESKKATTCFPRPMTPRDRHEGRRQSTTEAQKKAAPAVVKQADRRQSMAFSILNTPKKLGNSLLRRAASKKAPSKASPNPRSGTRRSPRIATTTASAATAAAIAAATATPRAKGKVEALSGKGEGSALRNLAKQ encoded by the exons GTGAACAGTCTGCACGTGGCTGACCCCGTGGAGGCCGTGGTGCAGCTCCAGGACTGCAGCGTCTTCCTCAGGATCATTGACAGCAT CCATGGCACTGACGAAGGGCAGCAGATTCTGCAGCAGCCGGTGCCAGAGAGACTGGAATTTGTGTGCAGTTTTCTGCAGA AAAACCGAAAACATCCCTCTTCTCCAGAACGCCTGGTGTCAGTGCAGAAGGTGATGGAGGGATCAGAGCTGGAACTTGCCAAG ATGACCATGCTGCTCTTATACCACTCCTCCATGAGCTCCAGAAGTCCCAGGGACTGGGAACAATTTGAATACAAGATTCAG GCTGAGTTAGCTGTCATTCTCAAATTTGTGCTGGACCATGAGGATGGGCTAAACCTGAATGAGGACTCAGAGAACTTCTTACAGAAAG CTCCTGTCCCTTCCCCCTGTTCCAGCACCATCTCTGAAGAGCTCTCCCCACCCAGCCACCAGGCCAAGAGGGAGGTTCGCTTCCTAGAGCTACAGAAAGTCGCCTCTTCCAGTGGGAACAA CTTCCTCCCAGGTTCTCCAGCCTCCCCCATGGGTGACATTCTGCAGACCCCACAATTCCAGATGAGGCGGCTGAAGAAGCAGCTTGCAGATGAGAGAAATAATCGAGACGAGCTGGAGCTGGAGTTGGCCGAGAACCGCAAGCTCCTCACAGAGAAGG ATGCGCAGATAGCCGTGATGCAGCAGCGCATCGACCGCCTGGCTCTGCTGCACGAGAAGCAGGCAGCCAGTCCGCTGGAGCCCAGGGAGCTTGAGGAGCTCCGTGGCAAGAATGAGAG CCTCACCATACGGCTCCACGAAACTCTGAGGCAGTGCCAGGACCTGAAGACAGAGAAGAGCCAGATGGATCGCAAAATTAACCAACTTTCTGAAGAGAATGGGGACCTTTCCTTTAAG CTGCGGGAGTTTGCCAGTCACCTGCAGCAACTACAGGGGGCCCTCAATGAACTGACAGAAGAGCACAGCAAGGCCACTCGGGAGTGGGTGGAGAAGCAGACCCATCTGGAGAAGGAGCTCGGCACAGCCCTGCAGGACAAG AAATGCCTTGAAGAGAAGAATGAAATCCTTCAGGGAAAACTTTCACAGCTGGAAGAACATTTGGCCCAGCTGCGGGAGAACCCACCCCGGGAGAAGGGCGAGGTGCTGGGTGATGTCTTGCAG CTGGAGACTCTCAAACAAGAGGCAGCCACTCTCGCTGCAGACAACACCCAGCTCCAAGCCAGAGTGGAGGTGCTGGAGACTGAGCTGGGCCAGCGGGAAGCCAAGTTGCTTGCCGAGCGGAGCCActttgaagaagaaaagcagCAGTTGGCCAGCCTGATTGCCGAGCTGCAGGGCTCCCTGTCCAACCTTGGCCAGGCCAAGGAAGAGCTGGAGCAGGCCTCTCAGGCTCAAGGGGCCCGGCTGTCTGCCCAGGTGGCCACGATGACCTCCGAGCTCGCCACCCTCAATGCCACCGTCCAGCAGCGGGATCAAGAACTGGCTGGCCTGAAGCAGCAGGCCCAAACAGAGCAGGCGCAGCTCGCGCAGACCCTCCAGCGGCAGGAACAGGCCTCCCAGAGCCTCCGCCAGCAGGTGGAGCAGCTGAGCAGCAGCCTGGAGCAGAAGGAACAGCAGTTGGAAGAGGCCACCAAGGAGCAGAAGGCCACCCGGCGAGACCACGCCCAGCAGCTGGCCGCTGCGGCTGAGGAGCGGGAGGCCTCTTTACGGGAGAGGGATGCAGCCCTCCAGCAGCTGGAGGCACTGGGGAAGGAGAAGGCCGCCGAGCTGGAAGTCCTGCAACAGCAGCTTCAGGCTGCTAGTGAAGCCCGGGACAGTGCCCAGACCTCGGTGACACAGGCCCGGCGGGAGAAGGCAGAGCTGAGCCAGAAGGTGGAGGAGCTCCATGCCCGTGCTGAGGCAGCCCACCAGGAGCGGTGTGAGGCGCAGGCCCAGGTGACAGAGCTGAAGGCCCAGCTGAGGTCTGAGCAGCAAAAAGCAACCGAGAGAGAAACGGTGGCCCAGGAGAAGGCCCAGCTCCAGGAGCAGGTCCGGGCCCTTGAGGAGTCCTTGAAGGTCACCAAGGGCAGCCTGGAAGAGGAGAAGCACAGGGCTGCAGACATCCTGGAAGAGCAGCAGCGATGCATCTCCAGGCTGGAGGCGGAGGCCCGGAGCCTGGTGGAGCAGCACGAGCAGGAACAGCAGGAGCTGGAAGAAGAGAAGGCTGGGCGCAGGGGGCTGGAGGCCCGACTGCAGCAGCTCGGGGAGGCCCATCAGGCCAAGACAGAAGCCCTGCGGCAGGAGCTGGCTGAGGCCATCGCCTCCCAGCGCGAGGCTGAGAGTGAGTGTGAGCAGCTTGCCAAGGAGGTGGCCACCTGGCGTGAGCGGTACGAGGACAGCCAGCAGGAGGAGGCACAGTACGGAGCCATATTCCAGGAACAGCTGATGACCCTGAAGGAGGAATGCGAGAAGGCCCGCCAGGAGCTGCAGGAGGCAAAGGAGAAGGTGGCAGGGATAGAGGCCCACAGCGAGCTCCAGATCGGCCGGCAGCAGAGTGAGCTTGCTCAGCTCCACGCCAGCCTGGCCAGGGCCCTGCAGCAGGTCCAGGAGAAGGAGGTCAGGGCCCAGAAGCTCGCAGACGACCTGTCCGCTCTGCAGGAGAAGATGGCTGCCACCAGCAAGGAGGTGGTCCGCCTGGAGGCCTTGGTGCGCAAGGCGGGTGAGCAGCATGAAACGGCCTCCCAGGAGCTACTCAAGGAGCCGCCCAGGGCAGGAGACAGAGAGTCGGAGTGGCATCAGGGACGCCCGTTCTGCAGCACGCAGGCTGCACTGCAGGCCATGGAGCGTGAGGCAGAGCAAATGGGCAGTGAGCTGGAGAGGCTGCGCGCTGCGCTGATGGAGAGCCAGGGGCAGCAGCAGGAGGAGCGTGGACAGCAGGAGAGGGAGGTGGCGCGGCTGACCCAGGAGCGGGGCCGGGCCCAAGCCGACCTTGCCCTGGAGAAGGCCGCCAAGGCCGAGCTTGAGATGCGGCTGCAGAATGCCCTCAACGAGCAGCGTGTGGAGTTTGCTGCCTTGCAGGAGGCACTGGCCCGCGCCCTGATGGAAAAGGAGGGGAAGGATCAGGAGCTGGCCAAGCTTCGTGGGCAGGAGGCAGCCCAGGGGGCAGAGCTGAAGGAGCTTCAGCAGACTGTGGAACGGCTGAAGGAACAGCTGGCCGGGAAAGAGGAGGAGTGCCCACAGTCTCTAGGGACGGCCAGCCGAGAAGACGCTTCCGGGTCGGGAGCCCAGTCTGAGGCTACCGGAAAGACGGAGCAAACAGGCCCGGAGCTGGAGGCTCTGCGGGCAGAGGTGAGCAGGCTGGAGCAACAGGTCTGCGAGTATCAGGAGAAGTCCTCCAGCCTGGAGCGCAGCCTCGAGGCTGAGCGCACCTCCCACGCGGAGCAGGCCAGTGCTCTGGAGACTTTGCGGGGCCAGTTAGAGCAGAAGGCCCAGGAACTGGGGAGCGGTCAGGACACCTTAGCCTCAGCCCAGAGGGAGCTGGCCACCCTCCGCGCCAAGGCCCAAGAGCACGGCAAGGCTGAGGATGGGTGGAAGGCACAGGTGGCCCGGAGTCAGCAGGAGGCTGAGAGGAAAAACAGCCTCATCAGCAGCTTGGAGGAGGAGGTGTCCATCCTGAACCGCCAGGTGCTGGAGAAGGAAGGCGAGAGCAAGGAGTTGAAGCGGCTGGTTATTGCCGAGTCAGAGAAGagtcagaagctggaagagaggcTGCGTCTGCTCCAGGCAGAGACGGCCAGCAGCAGCGCCAGGGCCGCGGAACGCAGTTCCGCTCTGCGGGAGGAGGTCCAGACCCTCCGGGAGGAGGCAGAGAAGCAGCGGGTGGCTTCCGAGAGCCTGAGGCAGGAGCTGGCCTCGCAGGCAGAGCGAGCAGAAGAGCTGGGCCAAGAGTTGAAGGCTTGGCAGGAGAAGTTCTTCCAGAAGGAGCAGGCCCTCTCTGCCCTGCAGCTTGAGCACACCAGCACGCAGGCCCTGGTGAGCGAGCTGCTGCCCGCTAAGCACCTGTGCCAGCAGCTGCAGGCTGAGCAGGCAGCCACTGAGAAACGCCATCGAGAGGAGCTGGAGCAGAGCAAGCAGGCAGCCGGTGGGCTGCGCGCAGAGCTGCTGCGGGCCCAGCGCGAGCTCGGGGAGCTGGTGCCCCTGCGGCAGAAGGTGGCAGAGCAGGAGCGAGCAGCCCAGCAGCTGCGGGCAGAGAAGGCCAGCTACGCAGAGCAGCTGAGCATGCTGAAGAAGGCTCATGGCCTGCTGGCGGAGGAGAACCGGGGGCTGGGCGAGCGGGCCAACCTCGGCCGGCAGTTCCTGGAAGTGGAGCTGGACCAGGCCCGGGAGAAGTACGGCCAAGAGCTGGCAGCTGTGCGTGCTGAGGCTGAGACCCGTCTGGCCGAGATGCAGCGGGAGGCACAGAGTTCTGCCCGGGAGCTGGAGGTGATGACTGCCAAGTACGAGGGTGCCAAGGCCAAGGTCCTGGAGGAGAGGCAGCGTTTCCAGGAGGAGAGGCAGAAACTCACAGCCCAG GTGGAGCAGCTAGAGTTATTTCAGAGAGAGCAAACTAAGCAG GTGGAAGAACTGAGTAAGAAGCTAGCTGACCATGACCAAGCCAGCAAGGTGCAGCAGCAGAAGCTGAAG gcccagggaggtgagAGCCAGCAAGAGGCGCAGCGCCTCCAGGCCCAGCTGAATGAGCTGCAGGCCCAGCTGAGCCAGAAGGAGCAGGCGGCTGAGCACTACAAGCTGCAG ATGGAGAAGGCCAAGACTCATTATGATGCCAAGAAGCAGCAGAACCAAGAGCTGCAGGAGCAGCTGCGGGGCCTGGAGCAGCTGCAGACAGAGAACAAGGAGCTGCGGGCTGAAGCGGATCGGCTGGGCCGGGAACTGCAGCAGGCCGGGCTGAAGACCAGGGAGGCCGAGCAGACCTGCCGTCACCTCACCGCCCAG GTTGCCCACGCTGACCAGCAGCTTCGGGACCTGGGCAAGTTCCAGGTGGCGACTGACGCCTTAAAGAGCCGGGAGCCGCAGGCTAAGCCTCAGCTGGACTTGAGCATTGACAGCCTGGATCTGAGCTGCGAGGAGGGGACCCCACTCACTATCACCAG CAAGTTGCCTCGTACCCAGCCAGATGGCACCAGCATCCCTGGAGAGCCAGCCTCGCCCATCTCCCAGCGTCTGCCCCCCAAGGTAGAATCCCTGGAGAGTCTCTACTTCACCCCCATCCCCGCTCGGGGTCAGCCCCCCCTGGAGAGCAGCCTGGACTCCCTGGGGGATGTCTTCCTGGACTCAGGCCGGAAGACCCGCTCCTCTCGTCGGCGCACCACGCAAATCATCAACATCACCATGACCAAG AAGCTAGATGTGGAGGAGCCAGACAGCGCCAACTCCTCCTTCTATAGCACGCAGTCTGCCCCTGCTTCCCAGGCTGGCCCGAGAGCTGCCTCCTCCACCCAGTCTCTAGCCCGCCTGGGCTCTCCCGACGACGGCAACTCGGCTCTGCTAAGCCTGCCTGGCTACCGGCCCACCACTCGCAGCTCCGCTCGCCGCTCCCAGGCTGGGGTGTCCAGCGGGGCCCCTCCAG GCAGGAACAGCTTCTACATGGGCACTTGCCAGGATGAGCCTGAGCAGCTGGATGACTGGAACCGCATTGCAGAGTTGCAGCAGCGCAATCGAGTGTGCCCCCCGCACTTAAAGACCTGCTACCCTCTGGAGTCCAGG CCTTCCCTGAGCCTGCCTACCATCACAGATGAGGAGATAAAAACCGGTGACCCCCGGGAGACCCTGCGCCGAGCGAGCATGCAGCCAGCCCAGATAGCTGAGGGCACTGGCATCACCACCCGGCAGCAGCGCAAACGGGTCTCCGCAGAGCCCCACCAGGGCCCTGGCACCCCCGAG TCTAAGAAGGCCACCACCTGTTTCCCACGCCCCATGACTCCCCGGGACCGACATGAAGGGCGCAGACAGAGCACTACCGAGGCCCAGAAGAAAGCAGCTCCAGCTGTTGTTAAACAG GCTGACCGCCGCCAGTCAATGGCCTTCAGCATCCTCAACACACCCAAGAAGCTCGGGAATAGCCTTCTGCGGAGGGCAGCCTCTAAGAAAGCCCCATCCAAGGCCTCCCCCAACCCCCGCAGTGGGACCCGCCGCTCTCCTCGCATCGCCACCACCACAGCCAGTGCCGCCACTGCCGCCGCCATCGCCGCTGCCACTGCCACCCCTCGGGCCAAGGGCAAGGTGGAGGCACtgtcagggaagggagagggttcGGCTCTTAGGAATCTG gcAAAGCAATAA